AACCTGGAACCGGTGGCGCATCACGAGCCAAGCTCGTCAGAGCTTCATCAAACACCTTCTGTGTTGCCTTCCCAGGCAAATCAATTCTTAACTGCAGACAAACATTACCAGCATCAAGAACACTCACTTCAAAACAGCTGTATGTCAGTATGTGTCTTACTATTAAGTTGACGAGAAATGTCTGTATAAACTGACATGACCTGAAAAAATTTAAGTAAGTTTGTAGATGTGGACAAGTTCAACATGCCCAGCCGAGTTTACAGTCTCACATTGATATTTTCGTCGTCGCGCGAAACAACGGTTGTCTTGAAGTTATCCAATGACAGCCcggtcttctcctcctcttggGCAACCGAGGAGCCCCGACCTGCAGTTATCTGAAAATCTTAAGGTACAGTGTCTGATTCTGAAGCTTTGGCACGACATTTGAACATTATAAAACTGGTCATCAAGTACATATGAAGTACTTCTCCGGGCATTGTGGCAGAAGTTGCAGCTAACCTGATCGAACTGCTGACACTGGAAGGAATGTATGCCTCAAACTTCTCCCGGTAGAAATAAGCCACCTGGTAAAATTAACCACAACTGTCCTATCACAAACTGAAGACTGAAAGGAGCAAGCAACAACCATGGTACATTGAAAAATTAGGTTTTACCCATGGGCATGCGTGGGACGATTGCAACCATCGCCTGTCTTGATGTGAATATGAACCAGATCAGTCATCTATAACAAGATTAAATCAATAGTAAAGCCAATCCTTTACAATGCAAATAAACACTCGTAAATTAAGAACTCCTGCTTGTGCTGATTGTACAGTTCAGGGATCAACGGGAACCTGAAACTGGGAGTAGGTGCGGAATCGCGGAGCAAGCCGAAGCTTTGGGAACGTTGCGGCTGAAGCCATGAATGCGGTGCGAGTTTCTCTGTGCTACTCCGTATCAGGCTCTGCGATTTCGGAGAAGGGGGAGAGCTGGCAAGAACGGGAGTCGTAAAATGTTATCCGAAACTATCTCCAGCGAGGAAAGGGAAGCGGGGGGCGCTCATGTGTTTGGGCCGCTAAACAGCAGCGGTGTTTGGGCCGAAGAGTGATGTTAGTGGGCCTTTGAACCTATAAAGGTCACAATCTCCTTTCTTTATCACCTTTTTTGCAGTATTTTCATCTAAGTAttagtttctcaaaaaaaaatctaagtATTAAAGATTTCACGTAATTTGAATGTTTGATTCAAAAGTCATACTAGCATCTTGAATTTtttatctgaaaaaaaaacaccaccTGCAGAGACTTCCTCCCAGCGTGTGACGCGAATGGCTCACAGAAGTCACCCTATCTATGATGTATCAAAACCACATTTCTTATATATTTTCTTATAAAACGATAATTTTCTTGTATTTTCCTTGCTCAATAAATGTGATCCACCAACGAACTTCAACGAATTTGTAATCACTCAGGTTTCTTCATACCATTTAGAGCGCTTAATTAATCGTCAAAGTCATGGTCGTGAGCTCGTGATAGAAAAATGGCAACTTAGAATTTGCTGATAGCTCATGTTGTTGACATACGGGGGCGGCAGCGGTAAGCACTAGCCGGCACCAACCTCTGGTCTGCGATCTTTTCAAACGTAATCTTGATGGACATGCATGTTAGGCTGAGTCAAACGTGCTTTAATTTTTACTCACTTTCCAATGCGCCCTCAGTTTCTTCGTTTGAACTGGCTGCTATCGACCATGATTTGCACCGTGCAGTTCGTGCTTGTCAGtcgataaaaaaaactttacaTACTGTTAACTAATTTGTAGTAGGAGATGTTGCAAGGTATAGGACTACATATAGCTATCACTAGCCAAGCCTTGTAACCCTTCACCAAATCATGTCCAAACCCACCCAATACTGCAAATGAAGGAATAAATGAAGCAACTTTGGTCATCGATTCACCAATCACCATGATAACTATCCACCACATATGCTTTGAGAGTACGCAACAAGGCAACAGTTATCGAAAATGAACACACCAAGGCAGCAAAAAAAGAGGACGCAGACAAAACCGGTGCATTGGGTAACTTTGTTCCATGTTAAAACATTTCAGCTGCTcctgtatacatgcatgctagCAAGAGATGTACACATTTGGGCAGAGCTCCTCTGCAAGTACAAGGCAAACGGtactgaaaagaaaagaaatactccataagtttttttttgcgggaaaCAAACAATAAGTAGTATTTTCTCTGATCCTAATTCCCtatcgttgttttagttaaaaaaattaggatcAAAGGGAGTACAAAAGAATCATTTCCGGACCTCTCtatgctctctcctttccttTTAATTTAAGTCCGGACCTCTGTATACTCTGTTCTCTCCTGGTAACCTAAGTAACCTCTAAGTTGTCTTGGACAAGAATGGATCAGCAAAAATCAGTGCCCCGCGCCTCCTCTGCTCGGGCCCATGGGCAGCATCTCCATCAGCGTCGACACCAGCGCGGACGCCGGGCTCGGCGGCACGGGCCTCGCCGCGTCGGCGCACCGCACGAAGCTCGCGGCCACGATCGacacgacgacgaggaagaagaggaagaaggcgcgGCTGCCAGAGTCCATGGCTTGGATATCCCCTCTGAACTctctacgtacgtacgtgtagTGTTGGTGGCTCGTTAGCACTTCTACCGGTCTCCTCTGAACCTCCGATATGAGCGTGCGTGAGCCTCGCCCCGTGTAGTATGCGCGTCTGCAGATGGTTTGGTGCTATGAGCGTCTTAGgcgtgtgtgtatatatagagagaagAATGGTGTTGCTGCAGCTAGCCGGCCTGCAGCCTGGGTGTGCTTCCTCGTGCGCAGGATGTCCTAGGTACTCACTACGTACGTGTCTCGCGCGAAGCCGGAATATGCTGACCCAGCTGTGACCCGTTTGTTTTGCGTGCTGCGCGCGCCCACCAGAGGTGGATGGACGAAGAGAAGCGGTCAAGAGCTGAGCGAGCTAGCGACCCCGAGACGGTGGGTGTCCGCGcaccgggagcagccgc
The Brachypodium distachyon strain Bd21 chromosome 2, Brachypodium_distachyon_v3.0, whole genome shotgun sequence genome window above contains:
- the LOC100837766 gene encoding uncharacterized protein LOC100837766 isoform X1; translated protein: MASAATFPKLRLAPRFRTYSQFQMTDLVHIHIKTGDGCNRPTHAHGWLISTGRSLRHTFLPVSAVRSGRGSSVAQEEEKTGLSLDNFKTTVVSRDDENINLRIDLPGKATQKVFDEALTSLARDAPPVPGFRRSKGGKTSNIPSSILLAMLGKSRVTKFILQEILSVTVGDFVKKENLKVNPEIATTQSEGDLESSFTPGSSFRFNVILQLEKESDSDEASEEVQVDSDEASGEVQADSDVATEEDPSS
- the LOC100837766 gene encoding uncharacterized protein LOC100837766 isoform X2; protein product: MASAATFPKLRLAPRFRTYSQFQTGDGCNRPTHAHGWLISTGRSLRHTFLPVSAVRSGRGSSVAQEEEKTGLSLDNFKTTVVSRDDENINLRIDLPGKATQKVFDEALTSLARDAPPVPGFRRSKGGKTSNIPSSILLAMLGKSRVTKFILQEILSVTVGDFVKKENLKVNPEIATTQSEGDLESSFTPGSSFRFNVILQLEKESDSDEASEEVQVDSDEASGEVQADSDVATEEDPSS